DNA sequence from the Phocoena sinus isolate mPhoSin1 chromosome 9, mPhoSin1.pri, whole genome shotgun sequence genome:
GGTAGCGTGCATCTTGGCCTCCATCACCCCACTGGGGTAGAAGATGAAGTCCCAGATATAGTCATAATTGTAGACCGTCGAAGTGGTCCTCAGCACCAACACCTGGCCCTTGAGGCCCGCGTAGAAGTTGAAGCCGTCGCTGAAGTTGGAGTTGAAGTGTCGCCGGATGGGCACCCCCGTAGGCATCTCGAAGAGACAGAGGGCTCGAGGGTAGAGGACAGGACCGTCGGCGTCGTAGTAGTGGAGGGCATCCAGGAAGGTGGCCGTCTCCGGGCAGTCGATGCCAGGGGCCAGCTCATGAGTGACGCTGCCCAAGCCCCAGCCGACGTCTATGTACTTGGTCTGCATGCCCGCGGGTGTGTGTCCTCCGTACAGCGCCACGGCTTCCTGCACGCTCACCTCGTAGGCTATACGCTCACCTCCGAAGTGCACGTCCAGGACCTGCAGCCCCGAGGACGAGCGCAGCCGGAAGGCGAAGCTCCAGCCCCCGTAGAGCACGGTGTTGCCCTCCAGGCTGTAGCGGGGGCCCTCGGGCTGCACCAGGCGGGGGCCGTTCTTGGTGACGGCGAAGTCCCCACGTGGCTGGTAGAAGGAGAAGAGGGCTGCCTCTGGTAGGTTCTCTCCATCCTTGTCCTTGGCGAGCGGATCTTCCAGGACCACCGCATCCACCTCTCCGTCATCGTACTTCTGAGCTAGCTCTTCGGGGCTGCGGTAGAACTTCCCGTTGTACCAGACCTGCTCCACCGTCCAGTCTTGGGGGTTCGTGCTTGCGTGATCCACCAGGAGCTCCAGCCCAGTGGGGTGCAAGAAGTAGCCTTCCATATGGCGCTGCAGGATGAACCAAGAGCGGCGCTGGCCGGAGGCCAAGCCACGGGGCGCCACGTCTGTGAACGTCAGGCACCGCTCGTGGCAGTTTCCGAACGTGAAGCCTGTGGTGCGACGGAAAAACTGGTGCAGGGGTTTGCTGGCCTCCTCCAGGGTGTGGCTCAGGAGGGCATACTCTGCCTTGGACACGGGCCTGGAGGCCCAGGAGGCCTGGTGCCCGGGCTTGTGGGGCAGGTGTCGCATGTAATGGGGCCTGGGCAGTGGTCCCACGGCAAACTCGGTGATGTTGGGATGCTCCTGGGCTCCGAAGAAGATGACAGCGCGTGCTTCCCGAACGGGAGCCCGGTGGCCTTTATCCAGAAATTTCAGCACGTGCTGCTTCTTGGGCAGCAGCATCTCAATGAGAAACACGGAGTTCTTGGCCATGGTCAACGTGCTGGATGGCTGCAGCCTCAGCTCTTTCTGGGACCAAAGGAAGCTGTGCACGGCCTTCAGCTCTTGGGCGCTCAGGTCCGCAAACACCCTGCCCTTGTTGCCAGGGGTCCGTGGGGAGCCCTCTGCCGCGGCCAATGTCTGTAGCACCAGGATGGCAGCACCCACCCAGCCGAGGGCCAGGGTCTTCCGCCCCATGGTCTGGAATGCAGTGGAATAGATGATCTTAGTTTTATGGGAGGAAATGGGTTTCCACCAGGTCGGGTCTTGGACTACGATATCCCTTGGCCTCGTGTTTTTCCCACAGACTCACTTCCTGGCTCGTCCCCGCCCAGCTCGAGGCAGCCCTCAGTGGCAGCAGGGGACCCACGCAGCTCCCAACACTGCTCTGGTCTCTGCTGTCCATCGACTTTAATTCTGCTGTCTCCTCCCTGGTCCGTAAACCTCTTTTAGTCCCGTAGATTTTCTTACTTGTGCAAactccttttccccttctctgtgCGTCATCTGCGGGGCGGCTCTTATCTCTCCAGCTTTAGGTCACTCGGAGATTCACAGTGCCCCTCAAATCCCACAAAATGCCTATTGTGCTATGGTATTGACGGCAAAACTGCATTTTTGATACAACACGATATTTTTTATGTAGATAAAATCTGAAATTTGGTGTAGAAGTTCAAAGAtgtggctctggagccaggctgccggAGTTCGAGTGCTAGTACATCTCACCATTGggaacagctgtgtgaccttggtctcCTTGCTtaaactctctgggcctccattcaCCCAATGGTGgaatggaaataaatggaaaaatcgGTTGGACAATAAGGataaagtgtttagaacaaaGCCTGCCTCTGGGAAGCACTCAAGAAATGCGAGctactcttctttttattttatttctttatttatttttaatttgcagtacgcaggcctctcactgtagcggcctctcccgctgcggagcacaggctccggacgcgcaggctcagcggccatggctcacgggcccagccgctccgcggcatgtgggatcttcccggaccagggcacgaacccgtgtcccctgcatcggcaggcggaccctcaaccactgcgccaccagggaagccctaaccatgctttttaagtcttttgtcatttatagacagttattGTCTTAACctgatgcttttacaaaaatgCCTGTAGATGACTTGCTTTATGCTCCAAAACTAAGTTAAACTCGGTAGCAAAAGGACTTCCACCTGGTATGAGGGTTATTTCGGAAACAGCTCTCTCGTAAGGCTACTGAAGAAATAGTAATAAGGTCTCCTTTAACTATTTATGTCATACACTCAGCTAAGTCTCTTTTAAATTCTCACCACACTCAGCACAATTCTGTAAGCCAGCTAACTTACGAAGTTGTTGCTTTCTGCTCCTAATACTACCTTGGTTTGATGTAATAGCATTAACCTTGCAACTTTGCTTCCAGAAGCACAGGAAGAAAACAACCATGACCGTATCTTGTTAACAGATTATCTTCTTGTTCCCAGGAATGACTTATAAGAAGCTGCTATCGATAAAGCTGACCTAATTTAATTTATAGATGGGTCCTACTTATGGGATGAACGAGACATTGCCGAGCCAGGTATGCAATAACGTCCACAATGGACATaactgaaaacttttttttttaccagaaacAAAGTCAGCACAGCAAGCCAAGTTAACTGCCTTATCTCTAGCGTGTCAACTAGCTAAGCCCAggtaacacattttttttttttttcggtacacgggcctctcactgttgtggcctctcccgttgcggagcacaggctccggacgcgcaggctcagcggccatggctcacgggcccagccgctccgcggcacgtgggatcttcccggaccggggcacgaacccgcgtcccctgcatcggcaggcagaccctcaaccactgcgccaccagggaagcccaggtaacaaatatttataccGACAGTTGCTATGCTTTTGGAGTGGCATACAACTTTGGAATGCTGTGAAAACAGTGCGGTTTTAAACCTCTTCAGGGCAacttataaaaaaatagaaaacaggttGAAGAGTTATTAATCATTATACAACTGCCCAAACAGTTAGCAATTAGGAAAACAACACGGCATTCCAAATCTGACGCTGCAGAAGCTAAAGGAAACCAGCTTGCGGATGCCACAGCCAATTGGGCAGCTTTAAATACTCGTCCTGTCCGGCCTCCGGAATGTCCACTGCTGTCCGTTCACCCCGCTAACTCAATAAAAGATTTCTTTCTACAGGCTCAAGAAATCACCTCTGAAGGAGAGAAACAGATATGGCaacaaaaagggggaattttGACCCCTCCACACAAATACGGTTTAGACCTGATAAAACTACTGATCATATCTATAGCTCTGTATAAAATAGTGGGCATGCACAGTTCACATACAGAGTAAAATTGGCGTAAGTCTTATTGGACAACCTAGTCCTATTAGTCCATGCCAAGCATAAGTCTTATTGGACAACCAGCCTATCAGTCCATGCCAAGCATTCTATTAGCCTAATCcccttaaaggaaagaaagaactggGCTGTTAAGACAGGGCATTGGGGGACATGGTGGATCCAGAGCAGATAAGCAACCATCCTGGCATTGGGGGACCAAATATTTGATCACCAAATGCTTTCCACTGAAAGATTAATGATCTTAAACGGGGGAAATAATGAaatcaaatttacattttaaggtaggacaagaaaaacttaaacatagaattttctctctgtgtttgtttgggcctccctccttccctccttaaAATGCAAGGTGCATCTGTGTTACACATTAACCAGAGCTCCTCAAAGATGGGAGTGCCTGCTGGACCGTAAAGATcaaatttttccctttcttctgatGCTAGCAATGTAACCACTTATAAGAAGGATGTTCTTTCCCAGCTCTGCAGGGGGTCATGGTGACTTGCTGCTTTGCTCTATGTGTGTTTACCTGGACTGTGCATCCTTAgtgaactttatgtaaaatgtCAATATGGCATTtggatgtatgatccttttgtcTTGAAAATGTATATGACTGTGCCTTCCACTTCTAACTGGCAGAGCAgctctcagagctttctgagaatcTGCTCCCTGAGTTCTAATCCTCAGTTTGACTTGAATCAAATTCTCCTTTTTACTTCTTAACTTGGTAGTTAACTGAATTTTCATCAACACTTCTTATCCCCAAATTGCTTTCTGCTCCGCTAAGGAGGGAGATGAGGAAGAGACCTGCGGTCCTTTAAGCCGAACTTGGCTATTCCTTTAACCTTTCCCTTTCCCAGGACCATCCTCTTGTCCAATGTCCAAATGGGCAGTGGGTGAGGTGGACAATGAAGCCATGGGAGAAGGGAGAACTTAGTGGCCAGTGAGACCTCCATGCTGGGAGATGTGAAACGCACCCTCTCCTCTCCACTGCTCGTCTCCAGCACCTGAAGAACAGAAGCCGCCTCCTCGCTGCACATTTCCCATCTTGCCCCCGGGCAGCTTGTGCCCTGGAGTGACACCTTCTGGGCTGTGTCTTGTGTACTTGTTTCTCTTGACCCTTCACTCCATGTCCATATTCCCTTGCTTCCCCCCTTCCCAGTCAACCCCTGCTTGACTCTCCCTGGATATCCCATCAGTACATACCTGTGTGCTCTGCTCTGGGCTCACCTTTGCTGCCAGACTTTGTCTCTGACTCCTTGAGCTTTATGGCTCTACTGGTCCCGCCCTGGAGGGAGGGACAGGGTGAGGCATGTGCTGACCAAGGTGGTGACCTACAGCTCAGGAGGCTCCACAATGGGCAAGGGCAGTGGTACAAGGAAGTGCACGGGGCTCTGGTGGCTGCAGTCCAAAAGGTGTCTGTTACCCCAAGTACCCAAGTTTGGAAACTGCCCAGTCCTTCACCACTTTAGCAGCTGGGTTCACTTCTGTTCTCCCCAACAACACCTGTGCCCTAGATCTGCTTCCCTATCATCCTCCTTCTGCAGGGACACCTTTCACAGGAGTTGTCTGTGTTTCCTCTGTTATGATCTGTGCTGTGCCAAGGTCCGTTAAAGTAGGTGGTGAGTTTCAGAGGCCGGagataaggaaaaggagaaatttaCTAGCAAGTAGTCTCGCCTGAAGCAGATATACAGACGGAGGCAGAAGCTGGTAGAGACtgacaccaaaacaaaaaacagagaattTAACCCATGTGTAAATGGAGAATCAGAGACAGGATAGTTTGggagagagaagccactgagcTGAGACTCCAGAAGAAGTCATATTAGCCATCTCTGAGACCCTGACAGGattcaggaaggagggaggagttgGCTGGGAAGAAAGTCCATCAGGATGGCCGAGGCTGcggcccagagaagggaaaagggaaagggaagtgcGGGTGGGATGGGGCAGGTACCTGTGCCAGGAGGGGTGATAGTACTAGAGTGGCTTAGTTAGATGGCAAGGGCAAAAGTGGGCAGGGAGGATGCTCTTGGTCAAAGGGAAAGAATAGTCAGGAACATGGTGTGGCTTGGAGAACCAAGCTACACAATTCCCTTGCTCACCGATTCTTGATggcttattcttttattattacatGCCTTTTGTCTTTCTCATTATCTTCCTGCTTCTTGCAAGTCACTTCAGTATTTACTGACAGCTagatgaaggaaggagaaaactgTTAATCAACCCGATACTTGTTTGCAATTTCAGAAATCAGAAAGtcagataacaagtgctggttatgatgtggagaaatcagaaccctctaCAGAGTTCACaggaatgtaaatggtgcagccacttcagAAAACAGGCTGGCAGCTCCTGAAATgcttaaacatagagttaccatatgtcTGGAAATTCCACTCTTAagtgaatgagaaatgaaaacatatgctcacacagaaacttgtatatggatgttcatagcagcgttattcataatagccaaaaggtgggaacagcccaatgtccatcaactaatgaatggataaacaaaatgtgatgtatccacacaatggaatgctattttgcattcaaaagaaatgaagtaccGATACATGCTACAGTATGAATGGATCTTAAAACAtgtgaaatggggcttccctggtggcgtagtggttgagagtccgcctgccgatgcaggggacgcgggttcgtgccccggtccgggaagatcccacatgccgcggagcggctgggcccgtgagccatggccgctgagcctgcgcgtccggagcctgtggtccgcaacgggagaggccacagcggtgagaggcccgcgtaccgcaaaaaacaaaaaaacaaaaacaacaaacacgtgaaatgaaagaagccagttaagAAAGACCAcctattatatgattccatttaaatgaagaattcagaacaggcaaatctatagagacagaaagtagattagtggttgcttcaGGCTGAGGAAGGGAGGTTGTGCAGGTGGTGATACCAAATGGATGTGGGGTTTCTTTTCGaactgatgaaaatgttctcaaattgaCTGTGGTGAGGGTTGTATAtatctgtgaatatgctaaaatcCATCCGATTATTTACTTTATGGGTGAATTGTGTAGTAAGAGGATGCTATCTTaagaaagctgtttttaaaaaaatatcgaGAGGGACTAATATctggaaacacacacaaaactccTAAAAAAGTGGCCAGAGAGAGGAAGTCATCCCAGCGGAAACATGAGTGAAGAATCTCAGGGTAACTTCCAGAAGGGGAAGCCTAAGGGGCTCAAGGCACGTGACAAGGTGACCAAATGTAGCGGTTTTAGAACACTGCAAATTCTTCAACAACGGGATATAATTTTATACCCATTTCTGGCAGAAATGAGAAAGCTGGATGACGCCAAGTGTTGGCAGAGATGTAGGGAAATATGCTTGAGGGAGGGGATGCGATGATGCAGTCGTTCTGGAGCGCCATCCCCAGGACGTGGGCACAAGGTAGTTGCATCGCAGGGTAGAAACAGCCTCGGGAGCAGGTACCACTGCAGGGCTCACTCCTGGAGGATGAAGGATGGTGAGGCCACCACTTACTTTtgtgcaggaagggagggagggtgtaCAAGTGcacatttcactttttcttttgaagGAGCACGAAAAATGTTCatagaaagataaaaatgttaCAGGGTAGCACAGAATAAGTGCCGCGGGAGCTGTGCCCGACTGGGATCCTGCAGGATTCAGAAGGAGCTGGCCCTCAGGACTGTGGCTTCTCAAGGCCTGCGGCTCTGTTTAGATTCCCCTGCGTTAGAcgcccagggctgctgtaacaagtgcCACACACTGTGTGGTTTAAACAGCAGGAGTTTATTCtttcacggttctggaggctggaaggctgacatcaaggtgctggcagggccagTCTCCCTCTGAAACCTCTAGGGGAGGGCCCTcgcttgcctcttccagcttcaggTGTTGCCGGCAATCCCCGGTGTCCCagggttccttggcttgtagccgcATCTCTCCAGTCCCTGCCCCCCTGGTCACATGAcattccccactccacccccgcggccccacccccaccccgtgtctatgtctctcctcttcttacaGGGATACCTAGtcattggattaagggcccaccctactccagtataatttcattttatctaattaaatctgcaatgaccttatttctttgtacttttttttttttttttcggtacgcgggcctctcaccgctgtggcctctcccgttgcggaccacaggctccggacgcgcaggctcagcggccatggctcacgggcccagccgctccgcggcatgtgggatcttcccggaccggggcacgaacccgcgtcccctgcatcggcaggcggaccctcaaccactgcgccaccagggaagcccccacttgtcttttttttttttttttcctccccacttGTCTTTTCGACAACAGCCATTctaagaggtgtgaggtgatccctcattttgcctttgatttgcatttccctgatgattagtgatgctgagcacgttttcatgcacctgttggccacctgtatgtcttctttggaaaaaatgcctattcagtttctctgcccatttttctgtccGAGtgttagttttgttgttgttgctgttattgagttgtatgagttgttctttttaaagtttatttattttatttatttatttttggctgcgttgggtctttgttgctgcacccgggctttctctagttgcggcgagagggggctactcttcgtttcggtgcacgggcttctcattgcagtggcttctcctgttgaggagcatgggctgtaagcacgcaggcttcagtagttgtggcacgcgggctcagtatttgtggcccacgggcttagttgctccgcagcatgtgggatcttcccggaccagggctcgaccccctgtcccctgcattgacaggtggattcttaaccactgcaccaccagggaagcctgtatgagttctttatatattttgggtattgaCCCCttctcagatatatgatttgtagatattttctcccattctgtaagttgccttttcatttggttGATTACTTCTTTTGCTGagcagaaacatttttctttgatgtAGTCCCTCAACCAGGTTACTATTAATATGGCCACATGGACGGGGTCTGGGGTGGGCCCCTTGGGGCAAGGACAGCTGAGGATGGTGTGAGTCAGCTCGGGCTTCGAGGACATGCAACCTGTGGGGTCTCCCAGGCTCCGCACTAAGAAGGGCCCTGCCCGCAGTTTAATGCTCTACTACTGCTGTCTTGAAGTTCTTAACTTTTGCAAAAGGggtcccacattttcattttatgctGGGCTCTGCAATTCATGTACCTGCTGCTGGCTTCACAAGGACGAGATTTAGACTTGCCTTTAGAAGGCCAAGGAAGGGCAGGTCACGGGGACAGGGCGAAGGGCAACCAGGCTAGCCCACTGAAGGTAGGTGAACAGGGTTGATAAGATAAAGGGGTGAGGCTGAATGGCAGAGGGATCCAGGTCAGGGATCAGGAAAAGAAGCTCTGGGAAGATGGGTGACAGCAGCAAATACATAACATCAATTGGGGCCAAAGTCTCAGGTGCCTGGTTCTGGGCGTAACACTTGCTGACTCCTATTTCTTGCTCTTAAGGATGCTCTCTAACCCCATTGTTCTCATACAACTCCCCGTTTGCTGGAGTGCTGGACAAAGCCTTATTTCCCTCAAAGCAGATGCCCACTTTCAATGTTACAGCCCCTGGGTCTGGAGGCAGGTTGGAGACTGATCGAAGGGAGCAGGATTGAAGAAGCTGCTCTGAGCCGGTTGATGTTTGCTGTAGAAGAAAGGCAGTGGCCACAGGAAGCCCCCGGGGCCAAATCAAAGGCATGACAAGGATGAACCTGGCCCAGGGAGCTGGGTCGTGTCTCCCTCAGGGCCAGGGCTAGCGAAGCCTGTCTCACTCTGTACCCTCAGGGTCCAGCTCCAACCCCACCCTGAGAGCTTGATACTCTTTCTGTTAATCTGagctggaatattactcagccatgaaaaggaacaaacccACATTCCAGTCTGCAGCCTGCAGGAGCCCTTGACAGGCTCCTCGGCCACTGAAGTTGCGGCCGGgcatttcttctcctctccttctccgcCTTCCTGCTGAAAGCTGTAGGATTTAATAAacagcaagaaaaggaaaacatctaTTATCATACATTATCCACATCAGTGGAGGGATGAATGAGGCCCAGGCATGTAGCTCaggttttttattattaattttttattggagtatagtcgctctacaatgttgtgttagtttcttgctgtacaacaaagtgaatcagtaatacgtgtacatatatccactcttttttagatttccttcccatttaggtcaccccagagcattgagtagagttccctctacTCAATGTAGAGAAccttctgtgctatacagtaggttctcgttagttatctatttcatacatagtggtgtatatgtgtcaatcccaatctcccagttcaacCCTCCCCCGCttctccccttggtaaccataagtttggtctctacatctgtgactctttctctactttgcaagtaagttcatctctaccatttttctagattcctcatACAAGCAAtattatacggtatttgtttttctctttctgacttacttcactctgtaggacaatgtctaggtccatccacgtctctgcaaatggcactagtttgttccttttcatggctgagcaatattccagcTCAGATTAACAGAGAGAGTATCAAGCTCTCAGGGTGGGGTTGGAGTTGGGCCCTGAGGGTACAGAGTGAGACAGGCTTCACCAGCCCTGGCTATGAGGGAGCCACAACCCAGCTCCCCGGGCCAGGTTCATCCTTGTCATCCCTTTGATTTGTTCCCCACTAGGACTCGGTAGAGTCTTGTTTTACAGATTTCGAGGGTTAGGCTGGGCATGCTTGTTAAAGGGAGGTGCAGGCAGGGgacccagaggaggtgacattcaGGGGGTAAACTGAGGCCACCGGCCAGCTTGTCTCTTCAGTGAGGAGGGTCCCTTCCACATTAGCGTGGGAGGTTCTGGGTTTCACTGAGGAGTGAATACCCCCCACCACGCCCACCACTCACGCAGGCCCAGGTGCCACTGTGCCAGGGGCGCTGTGCATGGCCTCGAGGAACCCTAGAGGTGGCCCTGCAAACAGGCATCATCCCTGAGGTTGCCCTGCTGgtcagtggcagaactgggatttgcaCCTGGGTCTCTCTGGCCCCCAAACTTGCAGCCATCCCTGTTCCCTGCGACAGGGTGGTATTCAGCCCTGTAAGGGGCAGGTGAGCACCTTCCTTACAAGAGGCATCTGCTGAGCCCCCTTCATCTGCGTAGGTAGCCCTTCCATGTCTCTTTCAGGAAAGGAACTTTTGTGTCTATGCCAGGATGGGTGTGTGGGAAAAAGAGACCTACTGCTAGTAAGGTCACACCTTTGCTCAcacctacttaaaaaaaatcttcaaacaaataTTATACCTAGAGGATATCTTTTGCCACCTCAATGGCATTATAACTTAACCTAGAAGGTAGGGCATAAGCTGgaaaattttgctttttctggTAAAGATTTTTGCACCTAAACAGGTGCTTAATCTCTGATTGTAAGCTATCGGAATCTGTCCAGGATAAACCCAGATTCCACGCACTAGAGGCTTTCTCTGACAGTTCTGGGTCCCGTCTGGAAGAGGAAGGGACCCTCTCCAGCGGGGGCTGCGTGGGGCACCAGAAGGACGGCCTGGTGGTGCCACACATGACAAGACTCCTCGCCGGAGCAGGAGTGAGCTggtccccgcccgccccccccatccccccctccG
Encoded proteins:
- the AOC1 gene encoding amiloride-sensitive amine oxidase [copper-containing]; protein product: MGRKTLALGWVGAAILVLQTLAAAEGSPRTPGNKGRVFADLSAQELKAVHSFLWSQKELRLQPSSTLTMAKNSVFLIEMLLPKKQHVLKFLDKGHRAPVREARAVIFFGAQEHPNITEFAVGPLPRPHYMRHLPHKPGHQASWASRPVSKAEYALLSHTLEEASKPLHQFFRRTTGFTFGNCHERCLTFTDVAPRGLASGQRRSWFILQRHMEGYFLHPTGLELLVDHASTNPQDWTVEQVWYNGKFYRSPEELAQKYDDGEVDAVVLEDPLAKDKDGENLPEAALFSFYQPRGDFAVTKNGPRLVQPEGPRYSLEGNTVLYGGWSFAFRLRSSSGLQVLDVHFGGERIAYEVSVQEAVALYGGHTPAGMQTKYIDVGWGLGSVTHELAPGIDCPETATFLDALHYYDADGPVLYPRALCLFEMPTGVPIRRHFNSNFSDGFNFYAGLKGQVLVLRTTSTVYNYDYIWDFIFYPSGVMEAKMHATGYVHATFYTPEGLRHGTRLHTHLIGNMHTHLVHYRVDLDVAGTKNSFQTLHVKLENITNPWSPRHRLVQPTLQETRFSRERQAAFLFRQTLPKYLLFTSPKKNPWGHKRSYRLQIHSMADQVLPPGWQEERAVTWARYPLAVTKYRESELCSSSVYNQNDPWDPPVVFEEFLHNNENIEDEDLVAWVTVGFLHIPHSEDIPNTATPGNSVGFLLRPFNFFPEDPSLASRDLVVVWPLENGSTYVQRWIPEEDGGCLMPPPFSYNGTYRPV